ACGTAACAAGCTACTCAGCCAGTGTGCCTGTTGGCACATCAACCGTCAATATCACGGCGGTTGCGAGCAACGATGCGGCCGCAGTACAGATTAACGGTACTGTAGTGGAAAGCGGCAGCTCGCACAGCGTTGAACTTGCCGGTGAAAGCACCGTAGTCCGGATTTTAGTAACGGCAGAAGATGGAACAGAGAAGCAGTACGACGTCACGATCAATCAGGAAGCAGCGGCAGCGATTGATCCGGCCCAGCCGAACGGCAAGAACGGCTGGTACACGGCACCCGTTACGGTAACGCTATCGGCCTACGGAAGTGTGCAGTACAGCCTGGACGGCGGAAGCAGCTGGAACGTCTATGACACGCCTGTTGCTCTTGGTCAGGAAGGGCCGAACCAAATGCTGTATCGACCGGTAACGGTGACCGGTTCGGTCTATCCGAAATCGGTGAATGTCAAGATCGATCTGACTGCACCGCAAATCACGATTGCCGGGGAAGCTTCGTATACCATTGATCAGACGGTCGGCATCACGTGCAGCGCGGTTGATACCGTATCCGGCGTGACCTACTCGCGGTGCGATGAACCGCTTGTGAATGTCAAGGCGTATACGCTTGAGCCGGGCGTCCATAAGGTGACGGCGGAAGCGGAAGATGCCGCGGGACATCGCGGATCGGCCGAATATTCGTATAGTATAGTTGCGACATTCGACAGCCTGTCTGCACTGACCGGTACGTTCGCGGCTGAGACCGGCGCTGAAGGTGCCAATCAAGTTGCGGCATCGCTGCAGCAGCAGCTGGAAACGGCTGAAGCGAGAGCGGCAGAAAGAAAAGGCGCGGAAGCCCGCAAACTGCTGCAAGCGTATATAACGGAAGTGAACAAGCAAAGCGGTAACGTGTTCACGGCCGGGCAGGCGGCAGTGCTGGTCCGCTGGGCGCAGTGGCTGCACGATGTGACGCCGCTGGCATCGGGAGCACCGGGTAAACCGGTCCTGTCGGACAACAACGGATATGACACGGGATTGAAGGACGGCAGCTATACCGTCACCATGAACCTGTGGTGGGGGAACAACGGCACCGAGTTCAAGCTGTACGAGAACGGCAAGCTGATCTCCACGCAGAAGCTGACGGACAACTCGCCGGAGGCCCAAACCGTGAAAATCGATATCACGGGTAAAGCGAACGGTACGTATACATACACCTGCGAACTGACGAACGTCTTCGGCACGACGGCATGCGATCCGCTTGTCGTCACCGTCACTGACGCCGCTCCGGGCAAGCCGGTCTTGTCCCATAATAACTGGGACAAAGACGGGAATTACGACGTCACGATGAACATGTGGTGGGGAACGAACGGTTCCGAATACCGCCTGTACGAGAACGGCGTACTGATCGACACGCAGACGCTGAGCGAAGCGACGCCGAATGCCCAGAAGGCGGTCACGAATGTTACCGGCAAGGTGCCGGGGGTGTACGAGTACCGCGCCGTATTGGTCAATGCGGCGGGCGAGACTAGCAGCGAGACGGTCTCCGTTACTGTCAAGTGAGAAAAATTGACATCCTAGAAGATGGCATTTCCGCTGCCGTTCAAGGCTACTAATGTCTTGAGGGCTTCAAGGGATGCTCCGATCGCGATTTTTGCATCTGGGCATCCCTTGTTTTATAAAAGAAAACGAACGCCTTCACGGCTATGATTTTGATGTCAGGGGGGTGAGTTTACATCGAGTTAATGAATGAATGATTTCGGTTTCAAAAGGCTCTCAAATTTGAAAGGAGGAAGTCTTTAAATGAAAGGGTTTCTGCCAAAATGTAAGCGTTTATTTTCTATCGTATTTTCTCTGCTAATATTAAGCGGTGCCATACCGGATAGCAGTGTAACCGTACATGCTGCCGAAGCCTCAGCCATTGCACCCAATGCCACCTATGTTTCCACTGTGCCGACACCGCAAAATAGCGCAGTCATCAATCCGAACTATGACCGCAGCTATGACAACTACGTGGTCAAAGGTCCGACAGGACTTGTCCACCCGGGTGTTCTGCACTCGCGGGCGGATCTGAATACCATGAGGGATATGGTTTGGCTCGGGAAAGAGCCTTGGGCGTCTGCATTCGATAAATTCAGAAAGACTCCCGAATCTTCGAAGAATGTAGTGATCTATGGGAACGGAGGAACGCAGAAGGAATTCGTTTATTCCCAAGTCTCTGACAGCAACGGGGACAAGCAATTGCGCCAGGATGCCACGACAGCCTATCAACAAGCGCTCATGTGGTACATCACGGGGGATCAGGTTTACCTGAACAATGCCAAGAAGGTATTGGACGCGTGGGGCAATGGTCTCAAGCAATTTTTCAATACGACGGAGCCGGCCAATTGGGATACTGTCGCACAGGTATGGGGGGCATCCAGCGTTCTCAGCTCCGGTGTAGCAGGTCAGAAGATGGCTGCCGCCGCAGAAATTCTTCTCTATACGCCAAGCTCAGGGTGGTGCCGGGACGCCCAAGGCAATATCGATTATGAAGCAAAGAAGGTCTACGATAATTTCTTCAGACTCATCTGGCAGGAAACGAACAAGTGGTACGGATTTTTCAATCAAGCGGCCGTAGGGAACATGGGGTATATGTCCATTTCCATCTTCCTGGACGATATCAACGGTTATAACGAAGCGGTGGAGCGGTTTGCCTACAATAAAAAAGCCGTAGACGACGCTAATACAACCGGAGCAAACAGCATCAATTTCTCGGTTGCCGCGATGGTATTGGATAATGGACAGATCGTCGAGATGGGACGTGACCAGCCTCATTCGGGCGTTGACGTTGCGGCGCTCGGCGCAGCGGCCCGAACCATCAATGTTCAGGGGACGAAGCTTGACCCTGTAACCGGGGTTCCGGTTGCCGAGGGCGGGGTAGACCCCTATGAGTTCCAGAATCAAAAGCTGCTAAAGGCCTTATCTTATTATACGAAATACAATGCAGGGAACGATGTGGACTATATTCCCAATGTCAACGGCTTGGGACAAAGGACCGGATGGTCCACCGTCAGTCCGGCGGGACGGGGAAGCGGAACGGATATCGCTTCCATCTACAATCATTATAAATATGAGAAAGGATATTCCGGCGGTATTTACGACGAATTGTACAAATATCCCGAGCTTATGATGAGCGTCGACAATCCTCAAGGCCAGTCCATCGATATGCCGGGTTTTGGCCAGCTGCTCTTTACCCCTGTGAACGGTGCCTTGGCCACGGAGCCGAAGGGCCCGCCGCAGCCTTTGCAGGAAAAGGGAAATTTATATGGTCTGTATAACCGGTACCCGTCTGTACCTTTTTCGTCCAACAACGCAGTTTGGTTTAAGAACGGCTTTGTAAAACCCGGAATCGCCAGTTATCTGGACGAAAACGGTTTTGTCCAATACAAAGCCGAAGGGACGATGAACGGCAACTGGATCGGCTACGAAAACTTCGATTTCGGCTTGGTTCCAGCAGATACGCTCGCGTACAACTATTCCATGAACTCGTCGGCCGGGTCGACCATCAGCATGTACGTTACCGAGCCTGACGTAAAGCTTACCGACGAGACGATGGCCCAAACAACGCCGATGGCCGTCTTCCAAATCCCCAATACAGGCTGGTGGACAATACAGAACACCCATGTTCAAAAATTCGATAACATCGGCGATAAACTAAAAGGCAAGAAAAATCTGTATTTCAAAATTACGGGTTCCAACAACGTTTATAATTTAGCCGCCGAATCGTTCTGGTTTCAATTTTCGGGCGGATTCGCCAAAACCGATAACAAGGCGATTGAAGCCCCTTATACGAGCAGTACAGGTTATATGAAAAACGAGGCGGCGAAAAACGTTACCTTGACAGACGTTGGTTATATCGGATATCGCAATATGAATTTTGACAGCGGAACCATGCAGATGCAGTTGAATCACATAGCCGCAGGAAGCGGCATGCTTGAAATGAGGCTTGGAGGCCCGCAGGGCCAGCTCGTCAAGACGTATCCGATTGAGGATACGACAGGCAGCACGGTGACCGCCGCGTTCGACCATCAGAATGATGAAATTATATATGGCAATAACGGAGGCAACAACGATCTTTATTTTGTCTACAGAGGGACCGGCTCTCTGACCTTTAACAGCTTTAAATACGTAACGCCATCCTCTTCCGGAACAGTTCAGTCGACAAAGACGCAGGGTGGAAGCTATTTTTCCGATCTGTACGGCAACGCCCAGAAAATCGGGGATAATGTCGTATTAAAAGGAGACGGCTCCGCAGTCGCATATCCTAATGCCAACATGGGGTCCAAAGGTGATGACCGGCGCTTCATGTCTTTGCGGGTGAAGAGCAACGAGCCAGTTGTCATGAAAGCCATCGATCTTCGCAATGGAGATGCAGCCACGAATACCGTAGCTGAATTTGCTGTTCCGAATACGAACGGCGAGTTCGTAACGATCGCATACGATTTGGCGAAATCGGGTTATGCTGCGCGAGAAGGCGGGATTTTTCTCAGGCTGCAAGCAACCGGCGGAACTGCCGATGGCAGTGTGGAAGTCGATTACTTCAGTTTTGACAATGCGGATATCCCGTTTGTCGATCTGCTGCAAGATGTATCCATCGTATCCGATCATCCGGGCAATCCTTCCATCGCAACGGCGGGAGATACCGTGACGTTATCGTTTACTGCCAGCGAACCGATCGATAGTGTTGCCGTTTATTTCGGCAATACGAAGATGAATGCCGTTTCCGCAGATGCCCGTCATTTTACCGTGACGCAAAAGCTTGGGGAAATCTATACGTCTGGTAAAATCCAGTTCCGCATCGACTACAATCAAGATGCGAATTTCGGGAAATCGGTCAGAAGTACCATTGATGGCACCTCGGTGACGATCGTGAATGAAGAAGGGCTCATCAACGATGCATTCAAGAAGCTTTCTTTGATTGATTCTACACCGGGTCGAAGCACGGATTCGACAATTCAGATAGCGGCCTATCTGTTTGACGGGAATGCAGCCAGCTACTCCGATTTTCGCTCCGATAGCGGAGGCTGGGGCTCTTGGGTTGCATTTGACCTCGGCGATCAGGATAAAGTGCAATTAACCCAAGTCAAATTGCTTGCAAGACAAGACATTCCCGCCCGTGCGGCAGGTATTGTCATCCAGGGAACCAATCACATCGGTTACGAGCCGTGGGAGACGTTGACCGCCCCGGCTGTAAATACGGTGAATTGGCAAACGTTAACGGTCCAGAATCCGAAAGCCTACCGTTATATCCGGATTTACAACGGGGCCCAATGGTTCGGCAATCTTGCCGAAGTCAAGTTCTATGGTACCATGATCCATACGGGTAGCCCGGTCCTTCTGGACACGGTATCGCTGAAGTCGGATAACCCGGAGGATTCTTCCTTAGCCGTGACGGGGAATACGGTCACCCTGGATTTTGCTGCCGGTAAGGCTCTTGAGAATGTCAGGGTTTATTTCGGCGACAAATTGGTGGAGTCCACTTCCGATGACAATCTTCATTGGAAAGCCCGGTATACGATTGGAACTACTTATCAAACGGGCAAAATTCCATTTGTGATCCTGTACGATAATGGGCCTGTCGTGACCGGTACCACGGACGGTGCGTCGGTAACGGTCATTGACCCGCTTCAGGTTGCACTCGATAAAGCGGCAAATCTTGAGGCAGGAAATTATTCTAGACTGAGCTATTATCTGTTCAACCAAGAAGTTGAACGCATCAAAGCGGAAATGACTCCGGGTTATTCTGAAATGGAACTTGCCAAGGAGCTTTACGATGCGAAGAGCTTGCTTGCCGGCAATCCGTTGTCCCTCTATTCGTTTGAAGGAAACGCCGATAATGCATTCGGATCTGCCAACGGGACGGTTTCCGGCACCTCTTCGTACAAAGACGGGATAGTCGGGAAAGCGATCGAATTGAACGGCACCAATAGTTATGTCACGCTGCCCTCTACGCATCCTCTGTCCGGTTACGATCAGATCACCTTGTCAACCTGGGTGTACTGGAAGGGCGGCAACGCTTGGCAGCGCATCTTCGACTTCGGCAACGGCACGAACCAGTACATGTTCCTGACGCCGAGATCTGGCAGCAACACGCTGCGTTTCGCGATCAAGAACGGCGGCGGCGAGCAAATCGTGCAAACCTCGCAGCTTGCAGCGAATACGTGGGTTCATGTGGCGGTAACACTCGGGAACGGTACGGAGAAGCTGTATGTGAACGGTGTGGAACAGGCATCCACTAATGTCACGATCAAGCCGAGCGACTTCAAACCGAAACAAAATTATCTCGGGAAAAGCCAGTACGCCGATCCGCTGTTTGGCGGCATGCTGGACGAATTCCGTATTTATGATCATGTATTAAGCGCTGATGAGATCCTTCAGCTAGCAAACAATACGGCGCCACAGGGGGACAATTCCTTACTGGCGTACCTGCTGGATAAAGCTGCAGCGCTTGACGCCAAGCTTTACACCGAATCGAGCTGGCAAGCAGTTGCGGCAGCCGCCCGGAACGCACAAGCATTGGCGTCGAATGCCAATCAAGCTGCCATCGACGCTTCGGCCGAACAGCTGCAGAGTGCGCTTGATGCGCTGCAGTGGATGGACGTATCCGCATCCTTGGATCCTGCGGCACCAAGCGGCAAGAACGGTTGGTATACGTCCCCGGTCATGGTGACGCTGTCTCCCGCGTCAATCGCGGAATACAGCCTGGACGGAGGAGTCACCTGGGCAGTATACGGCGCGCCTGTCACCCTGGACCATGAGGGAACGAATCAGGTTCAGTACCGCCGTTCGATCGATCCGGGAGAAGCCAAAAAGCTGGAGATCAAGATTGACCGTACCGCACCGGTCGTTCAGATAACGGGCGCGGCGTCGTACACGATTGATCAGGATGTCGCTATTACGTGCAGCGCGACCGATGTTATTTCGAGCGTATATGGTGCGCCGTGCGGGACGCCGCTTGTTCAAGCGAAGGCGTACACGCTGCCTGCGGGCCAGAATACGGTATCGGTTACGGCAGAGGATATGGCGGGCAATCAAACGACGGTTACCCATACGTTTACGGTAACGGTCACGTTTGACAGCTTGAAGAATGTGACGAACGGCTTCCTGAAGACAACAGGGAGCAAAGCTTGGGAAAAGGTAGCCGGCTCGTACAATCACAAGCTCGATCAGGCGAAAGATGCAGCTGAAAGCGGCAAAATCGACGCGGCGAGGAGCATGATGGCTGACTATATCAAGCAAGTGACGGATCAAACCGGCAAATACTTTACGAAGGAACAAGCGGACATCCTGATCCGATGGGCTCAAATCGTGATTTAACGTAAGTAGAGGAGAGGAAGGCAGCAGTGCCTTCCTCTCTATTAAACCTATTTTCGTTTCGCTACGCATCGATCATCTTAAGGGAGGTGATGGACCGGCAAGCTGAAATCAGGATAAAGTCGAAATGAAAAGGGAGGATGATATTGGGCAAACGCCGACATGCTGCGGCAGGAGAAACGATGAGCATCAATAAAAAGGAGGAAAATGGAATGAATGTAGTCAAGGAAAGAAAGCGCTGCCAACGGTTTTTTTTCGGAATCCTTTGTTTTATGTTGACAACGACAACCTTTTTCGGTCTGGGGAGCAGCGATACGGCGTATGCGGCGATTTCACCGCTGATTACTTCTTACCAGCCGCAGGTCGTCAACACCGATGTGGATGTTTCCTACACGGATTCTTCCGGGAACACGATATCGGGAACCATCCATCATCCGGGTATTGCCATGAGACAGTCGGATTTGGACAATATGCGCGATCACGTAAGAGCGGGAGACGAGCCTTGGAATACGGCATTCAGTGCCTTTTCCAGCGACTCCCAGGCCAGCAAAACGCCAAGAATCTACTATGAGGCAGGCAATGACATATTCATAAATATTCGTGGTCCTTGGGCGGAAACCGTAAATGGCGTGTATTATTCTAATCCCAGCGATTATGTAGGGACGCGTGCCAATACCGATTCTGAAACAGCTTTCATACAGGCGATTATGTGGTATATTACGGGCGATGAAACCTATCGTTCCAATGCCATGACGATCATAAGAAATTATTCGGCCATACAGTCTTGTGCTACCCATACGAGCTTCCGTTTCGCTACGATGACTTATTTGCTCGCGGCGGCGGCAGAAATTTTGCGCTATTCCGATACTCCAACGTCCAGTCTGGATTGGACAGAAGCGGATACGACGAATCTTACCAATGCGATGAACATTGTTACGGTTACTTATAATCCTCATACCTTTTTTATGAACCAGCATCAGTTTACCGTAATGGGAACGATGGGAAGAGCGATCTTTACAAATAACCTGCAGCTTTATGCGGAGGCCGTAGAAGCAGCGACAGTGAATTCCGCAGGACAAGCGGGCGGAAGAAACGGTTCGATCAAGTACGAGATGCGTTATATGACGGCCAATGAAGTAACCGGAGCCGCCTTGTCTCCTTCGGATTATCATGTGCAGTTAATGGAAATGGGCCGCGATGTGGGGCATTCCTACGGCAATGTTGGCGGACTTTCAACACTGGCGCGAACCATCTATGCCCAAGGCACGAAGGTTGACCCTGTAAGCGGAGCGATGTCCACGGCCGCCAATGCGGTAAATCCGTTTAATTTCTTGGACGACCGGCTGCTCGCAGGGGTCACTTACCTGCTGAAGTACCATCTGGGTTATGATGTATTGTGGACACCTGCCTACTCGGACGGAACCACATCCGGATCCGCGCATTATGATGCGATCAACGCGGACGGCCGGGGCAGAATCGATTCTTACTTTAATGTGTTATACAATTATTATAAATATATCGAAGGGCGGGATATGACCCAGGAGAAATACAAGTACCTGGCCTATGCCTATGAAACGAGGATGCCGGAAGTAGCAGCAAAGGATTACCCGCTTGCCACTTTGCTGTACACGCCCGATGCGGCAAAGACTGTCGGCCTTAGCAACCAAATCACGTTAGGCGGAATTACAGGGTTGACTGCAACGGCGTCAGGCTCGACGACGATCGATTTAAGCTGGACGGCCGTATCGGGAGCACTGGGTTACAACATTTACAGATCCACAGCGGCAGACGGCACTTTTACCAAGATTAACAGCGAGCCGCTTACATCGGTCTCTTACAGCGATACGGGGCTAACGCCCAATACGATTTACTATTATCAGGTAGGAGTAGCCGGAGGATCGACGTCGTCCGTCGTATCCGCAACAACGGGAGGAACGGGCGTTCCTGCCTTGGATGCAAGCAGTTATGACCTGAATGTCAGTCATACGCATCAGACGGTATTAAGGGTTATTAATGCTGATAGAAGCACACAAGACCTCACGAGCCAAGCGAGTTATGCTTCATCCAGCACAGCCGTCGCGACTGTAAATTCAGCGGGATTGGTTACCGGGATTAGCGCCGGTACAGCTACGATTACTGCCACCTATAACGGGCAAACTTACAACGCAGCGGTAAAAGTGGTCCCGGATACCAGCCAGAAAACATGGTACAAGTTTGACGAAACAAGCGGGACAACCGCCGCGGACTCATCAGGATACGGCAACAACGGGACCGTAAACGGCGGAAGCAATGCGACCTGGGCAACAGGCAAATACGGCAATGCAATCAGCTTTGGAGGAACGAATACGACTGCGGCCTATGTGGCGCTGCCAGGCAATCTTGTGGACAACATGAACAGCATGACATTCGCCGCCTGGGTTTATTGCAGCAATACTGCCGATGCCGTAAGCTTGTTTACGGCCGGGCCGGCGGCTGCTGCAACCCCTACGAAATATATGATGATGCTTCTGAATGGAAGCCGGTTTACGATTACCGCAAGCGGAAATATTGCGGAACAGAATATTTCACCGAGCGGCAATTTAACGGCCAATACATGGAAGCACATTGCCGTAACGCTGTCCGGCAGCACCGGGATTCTCTATATAGATGGCGTACAGGCTGCAACCAATACAGGGATGACGGTCAAACCTTCGGATTTGGCGCCGACGACCAGTGGAAACTTTATCGGAAAATCGGCATGGACAGGTGATAAATATTTAAAAGGGCAAATTGACGATTTCCGAATCTATAATCGCGCCTTAAGCGCGTCGGAAACTACGAATGTCATGAACGGACAAACGCTCGCCACCGTGACGACGGCGCCGACAGCCGTAACGGCAGCGGCGGCGGACGGCAGTTCGGTCAACCTGAGCTGGCCGGCAGTAACGGGAGCAACGGGCTATCATGTCTACGTTTCGGATTCTTTAGCGGTTAATGCCGTCTATACAAAGTCAAATAGCGATGCGATTTCAGGGACAAGCTACACCAGCCAGGGATTAAAGGCGAATAAAACGTACTACTTTAAGGTGACCGCCGTAAATGCCACAGGCGAATCCGCCATGTCGGCCATTGCTTCAGCAGCGACCGGCGGCATAGCGGATACCAGCCTGATAACCTGGTATAAATTTAACCAAACAAGCGGGACTGCAGCTGCAGACTCATCCGGATATGCGAATAACGGGATATTAAATGGCGGCGCAGCTTGGACAACAGGCCAATTGGGCAATGCAGTGGATCTCGACGGAACCGATGACTATGCTTCTCTTCCTGCCGGAATCGTCTCAGGCGCTGACACGATAACCGTTGCAGCTTGGGTTAATTTGGATACCGTTAGCAACTGGGCGCGTATTTTTGATTTCGGTTCCGGAACATCGACTTACATGTTTCTGACGCCGAGCAATGGAGCCGGCAAAATCCGTTTTGCAATCAAAAACAACGGATCTAGCGAGCAAATCATTGACGGGACGTCCGCGCTGGCGGCAGGCGGCTGGCATCATGTCGCCGTCACATTAAATGGCGCTACCGGTATCCTCTATGTTGACGGTGCTGAAGCAGGGCGCAACAGCGCTATGACCCTTAAACCGTCCGATATGGGTGCCACCACACAAAACAGGATCGGCCGCTCCCAGTATAACGATCCATATCTCAATGGGCTTGTGGATGATTTCCGAATCTATACCCGACATCTTACTGCCGGAGAAATCGCTGCCCTTGCCGTTTCTTGATAGGCATATTTCCCATAGCCTGAGTCGGGTCTAATCTTATTCAGATTCTAAACCCACAAAAACCCGCAATCAATTTCATGGTTACGGGTTTTTGTGTGAATTCATTGGTATCAGTGACAAGAACAGTTTTTTATAATTCTGAGCTGCAAATGTGTGTTTGCTCCATATGATTTGGCCCTTATCGGAGTAGAGGTAAGAGAATATTGTGTAAAAGAGAGCATCTATACAAGGGAGGTATATAAATGGCTAATGAATGGCAGGTTCCTGGGGATTTTCCGACGATCAACTCGGCATTGGCTAGTCCGTTGGTTATGGACTACGATACAATTCGTGTCGCTCCCGGTCTGTATACTAACGCAACCGAAGGCGGTCCGATCATTGTCACTAAAATCGTTCAGCTGCTTGGCGCCCAGGCGAATGTCGACGCCCGGACGCGGCCTGGAACAAACGAATCCATCATCGAGATTGTCGACCCGAACGGAAGCGTGCTGATTAACCAGAATAATGTGGTCTTTAACGGGTTTACGGTCAGGAACAACACGACTGGTTTCGGTATTGTTACATCTTCATTATTTTCCGGATACTGGATTTTCAATAACATCGTGGAGAACAATGAAGGGGGATTGTATTTCAATTCGGACTCGACGTCCCCGGACATTACATTCTCCCAAGCGATCCAAAACTTTTTCCGTGCAAACAACCAACCGGGCGGCGCAGGCGGAAACGGAATTTACTCGGATATTGGCGCCGTCAATATCTTGATCGACAGTAACCAATTAACCGGTCACCAGCCTGCGGCATCGATTAATTTTGCCTCAGTTGCCAATACGCAGGAAAATATTGTAATTTCAAATAATCTAATGGTGACTGACAACTCGATTGCGCTCATAAATACCACCAATGTAAAAATCCGGGATAACAGGATGATCGATACCCAGGGGTCATCGATATTTATCGCCGGCGGGAACAACCTCATTGAAATTGAAGGGAATCATCTGCAGAACAGCGTTAGCAATGGAATTTACGTAAACACGATCTTTCTGGCCGTTTCCAACACCAATATTCGCGCCAAAAACAACACGATTCAGGGGAACGACAGCGCCGGGCTTAGGGTCGACGCAGGCGCTTATGACGATACGCCGCCGAACCGGAGGCTGGATGCCACGAACAACTTCTGGGGAAGTAAGACCGGACCGACCAATCCGGCCAATCCCGGCGGAACCGGGGATGCCGTAATCGATGATAACGTACCATCCGTGGTGGAATTTATTCCGTTTCTTACAACCAATCTTATCGGACCGACCTGCGAAGAATTGCTGGCCATGTGTCAAGCCGAGCTGAACAATACGCTTATTCAATTTATACAGTGCCAGCAGCTCCTAGAGACTACGCAGGCGCAGCTATTGGATTCCCAGCGAGTTATAGTGGAGAACCAAATCAATGCCTATGTTCAGCTGATTAATGCCGCCAATCTGATTAATACCGCACAAGCGCAAGTACTCGAATGCCAAGCCGCACTCGCGAGCGTGTGAGAAAACAACGCCCGCCTTCCGAATAAAAGGAAGGCGGGCGTTGTTTTGCGTAATTACATGTAAGTGTATCCAACCTTAAATCTTGATCGGTGCTATTGTTCGTATCATTTCACTCTGAATACAGTAACCGAATGCTTCGGAAATTCGTGGGAAAAGCTGCAGCCTTCCGCGCTGAAGTTCTTATGTTTCGGCAGTACCCGCTCAGGCGCCTCAAAACTGTTTTCTTCATCTAGCGCGTGACCGGACAACTCGAACACGTCAACGGTTAAAGACGTTTTTTGCAAATCCTCCAAAACAACCCGGGCATTAACACTATTCTCCTGCACATTGACAACCTTGACGATGACATCACCTGTGGAATGTTCAAAG
This is a stretch of genomic DNA from Paenibacillus sp. sptzw28. It encodes these proteins:
- a CDS encoding LamG-like jellyroll fold domain-containing protein; the encoded protein is MLTTTTFFGLGSSDTAYAAISPLITSYQPQVVNTDVDVSYTDSSGNTISGTIHHPGIAMRQSDLDNMRDHVRAGDEPWNTAFSAFSSDSQASKTPRIYYEAGNDIFINIRGPWAETVNGVYYSNPSDYVGTRANTDSETAFIQAIMWYITGDETYRSNAMTIIRNYSAIQSCATHTSFRFATMTYLLAAAAEILRYSDTPTSSLDWTEADTTNLTNAMNIVTVTYNPHTFFMNQHQFTVMGTMGRAIFTNNLQLYAEAVEAATVNSAGQAGGRNGSIKYEMRYMTANEVTGAALSPSDYHVQLMEMGRDVGHSYGNVGGLSTLARTIYAQGTKVDPVSGAMSTAANAVNPFNFLDDRLLAGVTYLLKYHLGYDVLWTPAYSDGTTSGSAHYDAINADGRGRIDSYFNVLYNYYKYIEGRDMTQEKYKYLAYAYETRMPEVAAKDYPLATLLYTPDAAKTVGLSNQITLGGITGLTATASGSTTIDLSWTAVSGALGYNIYRSTAADGTFTKINSEPLTSVSYSDTGLTPNTIYYYQVGVAGGSTSSVVSATTGGTGVPALDASSYDLNVSHTHQTVLRVINADRSTQDLTSQASYASSSTAVATVNSAGLVTGISAGTATITATYNGQTYNAAVKVVPDTSQKTWYKFDETSGTTAADSSGYGNNGTVNGGSNATWATGKYGNAISFGGTNTTAAYVALPGNLVDNMNSMTFAAWVYCSNTADAVSLFTAGPAAAATPTKYMMMLLNGSRFTITASGNIAEQNISPSGNLTANTWKHIAVTLSGSTGILYIDGVQAATNTGMTVKPSDLAPTTSGNFIGKSAWTGDKYLKGQIDDFRIYNRALSASETTNVMNGQTLATVTTAPTAVTAAAADGSSVNLSWPAVTGATGYHVYVSDSLAVNAVYTKSNSDAISGTSYTSQGLKANKTYYFKVTAVNATGESAMSAIASAATGGIADTSLITWYKFNQTSGTAAADSSGYANNGILNGGAAWTTGQLGNAVDLDGTDDYASLPAGIVSGADTITVAAWVNLDTVSNWARIFDFGSGTSTYMFLTPSNGAGKIRFAIKNNGSSEQIIDGTSALAAGGWHHVAVTLNGATGILYVDGAEAGRNSAMTLKPSDMGATTQNRIGRSQYNDPYLNGLVDDFRIYTRHLTAGEIAALAVS
- a CDS encoding right-handed parallel beta-helix repeat-containing protein: MANEWQVPGDFPTINSALASPLVMDYDTIRVAPGLYTNATEGGPIIVTKIVQLLGAQANVDARTRPGTNESIIEIVDPNGSVLINQNNVVFNGFTVRNNTTGFGIVTSSLFSGYWIFNNIVENNEGGLYFNSDSTSPDITFSQAIQNFFRANNQPGGAGGNGIYSDIGAVNILIDSNQLTGHQPAASINFASVANTQENIVISNNLMVTDNSIALINTTNVKIRDNRMIDTQGSSIFIAGGNNLIEIEGNHLQNSVSNGIYVNTIFLAVSNTNIRAKNNTIQGNDSAGLRVDAGAYDDTPPNRRLDATNNFWGSKTGPTNPANPGGTGDAVIDDNVPSVVEFIPFLTTNLIGPTCEELLAMCQAELNNTLIQFIQCQQLLETTQAQLLDSQRVIVENQINAYVQLINAANLINTAQAQVLECQAALASV